From the Flavobacteriales bacterium genome, one window contains:
- the folB gene encoding dihydroneopterin aldolase codes for MGMISVLGIKVYAYHGCLPEETKIGSDYEVNVHVEADINQSANSDILSHTVDYVSINGIVKQEMAEPSKLLENVVVRIINEIIKNHSNIKSVEVSVAKKNPPINGDVREVVVKEKRIKGIDF; via the coding sequence ATGGGAATGATTTCAGTTTTAGGGATTAAGGTTTATGCCTACCATGGTTGTTTGCCAGAAGAAACCAAAATTGGCTCAGACTATGAGGTGAACGTTCATGTAGAAGCAGACATTAACCAATCTGCGAATAGTGATATTTTGTCTCATACGGTCGACTATGTTTCTATTAATGGTATTGTAAAACAAGAAATGGCTGAACCAAGCAAATTGCTTGAAAATGTAGTGGTACGTATTATTAACGAAATCATTAAAAACCATTCAAATATCAAGTCTGTTGAAGTTAGTGTGGCGAAAAAAAATCCGCCAATTAACGGAGACGTGAGAGAAGTGGTCGTAAAAGAGAAGCGAATAAAAGGCATAGATTTTTAA
- a CDS encoding gliding motility-associated C-terminal domain-containing protein, whose protein sequence is MFRCFLIFISLLIGLNAFSQGANSTSFELVSRVYFGTPPYDVTDIMNPPVGTVLLPCTGYSDYTLGNSNNGDGNVAGLEYVTGVLRNETYDLEVEGGFCGSTPSVSNPNRAIKVYVDFDASGTYESTELVYTSPYSNNNNPIFNTSITIPNDAALGPITMRIVYNRVGAFTALWQVTALNWAINNFQYGETEDYTLIVTGYVDSISSTSTTCYNTSDGQIQIIPDVTAPATTEYSINGLAGPWTTNLVYTNLAVGDYDVWARDSDLAPNYVYEALQTTVVSSDTVFVNPQITSDYNGSEISCNGNLDGEITLSASGGDDALYTYQYSSTSNPIITDALANPLTNLGADTYTFIATDAQGCTSLPTDIEITEPSPVVIDAVVVDQPPSCNTSCDAIITIDASGGTPAYSYNVDGVDNGNNNTVNGVCSGLPLLTVTDDNGCFTQSNPLIPNPADLDLTVNITSDFSSFPISCQDSTDGTIEVSTLGGSGGEYSYSIDGGLTFPYASIGALDITNLSEGSYSVIAVDSNLCESLPQDIILNAPTPLSFDFITTITPISCNGFSDGEISLLGEDGVGAYIYSIDGGATTQTSGDFTSLAAGTYEFTVIDDNNCSYNEFYDLNQPSELSIVSATVTSDYNGSQVSCFGASDAIITVDFDGGNAPYSYNLVPDPTVFPLAANNLITNLSAGLQTLQAIDVNGCVSTPLPFEITEPNDLLISDINLVNNVSCFGGSDGEITITANGGSGGYTYFVDALYSSANQAPYTVGGLSFNTYNVVVTDANNCTSPTFAQAITQPDQILSNLSVVNLGCDGDYGSAAVNPVGGTPNYSISWSTGATGNSVDQLTSGAYSVTIIDALSCQETIDFQITEPNISLSVNPILCYGNGNGEIQATLNNPNPSSNYSVLWDDANAQITNTASGLSSGTYTVTMTDQFGCVLTASETINEPDSLNIFVEHTQLCLDAPIASALVFASGGLTPYDYLWSTNETSELISIQTAGMYSVQVTDFNNCQHEVAITIDPIVPVQLNFLTQAVSCVDNTDGSVEVFATGGYDPYTFEWSNYTQAALNDGVSSGNYAVTVIDNNGCVYYDEIEVPSSNQSCITAYSAFSPNGDQNNDYWHIDNIELYPDALVEVFNRWGDRVYSTKKYINAWEGAWQGMYESMPLPSATYYYVITLNNDEPPIAGTVTIVR, encoded by the coding sequence ATGTTTAGATGTTTTTTGATATTTATTTCCTTACTTATTGGGCTTAACGCTTTTTCTCAAGGCGCTAACAGTACTTCTTTTGAGCTTGTATCAAGAGTATATTTCGGCACACCTCCTTATGATGTTACAGATATAATGAACCCCCCTGTTGGAACGGTTTTATTACCTTGTACGGGCTACAGCGACTACACCTTGGGCAATAGCAATAATGGTGATGGTAATGTAGCTGGGCTAGAATATGTAACTGGGGTTTTAAGAAACGAAACATATGATTTAGAAGTTGAAGGTGGTTTTTGTGGCTCAACTCCATCTGTATCTAATCCCAATAGAGCAATTAAGGTTTATGTCGATTTCGATGCTAGCGGTACGTATGAGAGTACAGAATTGGTTTACACCTCACCTTATTCTAATAATAATAATCCTATTTTTAATACATCAATAACGATTCCTAATGACGCAGCTCTAGGTCCGATAACAATGAGAATTGTTTATAATAGGGTAGGTGCTTTTACAGCCTTATGGCAGGTTACCGCTTTAAATTGGGCGATTAATAATTTTCAATACGGCGAAACAGAAGACTACACTCTAATTGTTACGGGTTATGTTGATAGTATATCATCAACGAGCACGACTTGCTACAACACTTCAGATGGTCAAATTCAGATTATTCCAGATGTAACCGCCCCTGCAACCACCGAATATTCTATTAATGGTCTTGCCGGACCTTGGACCACAAACCTTGTCTATACTAATTTAGCCGTTGGTGATTATGATGTTTGGGCACGTGATTCCGACTTAGCCCCAAATTATGTTTATGAGGCTTTACAAACTACGGTAGTTAGTTCGGATACAGTTTTTGTAAACCCTCAAATTACATCTGATTATAATGGTTCAGAAATAAGTTGTAATGGAAACTTAGACGGTGAAATTACCTTATCTGCTTCTGGCGGTGATGATGCTTTATACACCTATCAATATTCAAGTACATCTAACCCTATTATTACAGATGCTTTGGCTAACCCCCTAACTAATTTAGGTGCTGACACATATACTTTTATTGCTACTGACGCTCAAGGGTGTACTTCCTTACCTACCGATATTGAAATTACGGAGCCTTCACCAGTAGTCATTGATGCCGTTGTTGTTGATCAACCGCCATCTTGCAACACATCATGTGATGCTATAATAACGATTGATGCCTCAGGAGGAACCCCAGCATACAGCTACAATGTTGATGGGGTAGATAACGGGAATAACAATACCGTGAACGGAGTATGTTCTGGTTTGCCGTTATTAACCGTTACCGATGACAACGGATGTTTTACCCAATCAAATCCACTAATTCCAAACCCTGCCGACCTTGATCTGACAGTTAATATAACATCCGATTTTTCAAGCTTTCCTATCAGTTGTCAAGACTCAACAGATGGGACTATTGAGGTTAGCACTTTAGGAGGTTCTGGCGGCGAATATTCTTATAGTATAGACGGGGGTTTAACTTTTCCATATGCATCTATTGGGGCTCTTGATATTACTAATTTATCTGAAGGAAGCTATTCCGTTATTGCTGTTGATAGTAATTTGTGTGAGTCATTGCCACAAGATATAATACTAAACGCCCCGACCCCTTTGTCTTTTGATTTTATTACGACTATAACTCCTATTTCATGTAATGGCTTTTCTGATGGTGAAATTAGTCTTTTAGGAGAAGATGGAGTTGGCGCTTACATTTATTCTATTGATGGAGGAGCAACTACTCAAACTTCGGGAGATTTCACTTCTCTTGCTGCAGGGACTTATGAGTTTACTGTAATTGATGACAACAATTGTTCATACAATGAGTTTTATGATTTAAATCAACCTTCAGAACTTAGCATAGTATCTGCTACTGTTACTTCTGATTACAACGGCTCTCAAGTGAGTTGTTTTGGTGCTTCTGACGCTATTATAACGGTTGACTTTGACGGAGGAAACGCACCCTATAGTTATAACCTTGTTCCTGATCCAACCGTATTTCCTTTAGCAGCCAATAATCTGATTACCAATCTGTCTGCCGGTCTTCAAACGCTACAAGCTATAGACGTTAATGGTTGTGTTTCTACACCTTTACCATTCGAAATTACTGAGCCTAACGACTTGCTTATTTCAGATATTAATCTTGTGAATAATGTGAGTTGTTTTGGAGGGTCAGACGGAGAAATAACAATAACTGCTAACGGTGGTTCTGGAGGATACACCTATTTTGTTGATGCTTTATACAGTTCTGCCAATCAAGCACCATACACTGTAGGGGGGCTTTCTTTTAACACTTATAACGTAGTTGTTACAGACGCTAATAACTGCACCTCTCCAACGTTTGCGCAAGCTATTACTCAGCCAGACCAAATTTTATCTAATCTTTCTGTTGTCAATTTAGGTTGTGATGGTGATTATGGTTCTGCGGCAGTTAACCCAGTTGGAGGTACACCAAACTATAGTATTTCATGGTCAACTGGAGCAACAGGTAATTCAGTAGATCAGCTTACATCCGGGGCTTATTCAGTAACCATTATAGACGCCCTTAGCTGTCAAGAAACGATAGACTTCCAAATAACAGAGCCTAATATTTCACTTTCTGTTAACCCAATTCTATGTTATGGTAATGGTAATGGAGAGATACAAGCGACTCTTAACAATCCGAATCCATCGTCTAATTATTCGGTATTGTGGGACGATGCTAACGCTCAAATAACAAATACGGCTTCTGGTTTATCTTCGGGAACTTACACTGTAACCATGACGGATCAGTTTGGATGTGTCTTAACAGCTTCAGAAACGATTAATGAGCCAGACTCTTTAAATATTTTTGTGGAGCATACACAGTTGTGCTTAGATGCTCCTATTGCTTCAGCATTAGTATTTGCCTCAGGAGGGTTAACACCCTATGATTATTTGTGGAGCACCAACGAAACATCCGAACTAATTTCTATACAAACAGCCGGTATGTATTCTGTTCAGGTAACCGACTTTAATAATTGTCAACATGAAGTAGCTATTACTATTGACCCTATCGTTCCTGTTCAGTTGAATTTTTTGACACAAGCTGTTAGTTGTGTTGATAATACAGATGGTAGCGTTGAGGTTTTTGCAACAGGTGGATACGACCCTTATACTTTCGAGTGGTCGAATTATACACAAGCAGCGTTAAATGATGGAGTCTCTTCAGGGAATTATGCCGTAACAGTCATAGACAATAACGGTTGTGTTTACTATGATGAAATAGAAGTCCCCTCTAGTAATCAAAGTTG